One Cryptomeria japonica chromosome 9, Sugi_1.0, whole genome shotgun sequence genomic window carries:
- the LOC131064621 gene encoding uncharacterized protein LOC131064621, with protein MAKWAMLLSEFDLHFINQKSIKGQVIANQLANAPSDNSFPTLDLFPDEDVLIINRDSMWDMYFDGSRCQIGSGAGVVFVSPKGKTIPLSFRLEFHCTNNIAEYEALIARLHAVIAIGVKNIHIHGDSELIVNQVTGAYFVKQLKLSQYKDLVLTILKQFTTYTIDNISWRENRHADAMASATSLVGPDFG; from the coding sequence ATGGCCAAGTGGGCGATGCTTCTCTCTGAATTTGACCTGCACTTCATAAATCAAAAGtcaatcaaagggcaggtcattgccaATCAGTTAGCTAACGCTCCCTCAGACAACTCTTTTCCCACCTTAGACCTCTTCCCCGACGAGGATGTTCTGATCATTAATCGAGATTCCatgtgggacatgtattttgatggttcgaGGTGTCAAATTGGCTCAGGCGCAGGTGTGGTTTTTGTCTCACCCAAAGGAAAGACAATTCCTCTCTCTTTTCGTTTAgaatttcattgtaccaataacatcgcCGAGTACGAGGCTCTGATTGCAAGACTTCATGCCGTGATTGCCATAGGAGTAAAGAATATCCACATCCATGGAGATTCTGAACTTATTGTAAACCAAGTGACGGGTGCCTATTTTGTTAAGCAGTTGAAGTTGTCTCAGTATAAGGATTTGGTATTGACCATACTGAAGCAATTCACTACTTACACGATCGATAACATCTCATGGAGGGAAAATCgtcatgcagatgcaatggcaagcgCTACTTCCCTTGTAGGCCCAGACTTTGGTTAG
- the LOC131064649 gene encoding replication protein A 70 kDa DNA-binding subunit A — protein sequence MEVSLTPNSIVAMNNGDDNLRPLVQVLDIRQISTTQSVQERYRLVVSDGSYMQQAMLATQLNATVKSGHLQKGSVVQLTEYTCNAVQNRKIIIVLNMNLIVPKQDIVGNPKQLTDTGVNAQHQPATSMQSAPQAQPLPQAQPAQNTMRSNLNMPPQSATLHMSGAGLGSYARTGQPAVQPVQSAGAVDRGMNPPNHPYGRPIVAHPYQPPPIYSNRGPIARNEAPARIIPIVALNPYQGRWTIKARVTAKGELRRFNNAKGDGRVFSFDLLDSDGGEIRVTCFNAVADQFYDRIESGRVYMISKGSLKPAQKNFNHLKNDWEIFLESSSTVELCLEEDSSIPKQHFSFRPISEIEDIENNSMVDIIGVVLSINPSNTILRRNGTETQKRTLQLKDMSGCSVELTMWGGFCNKEGQQLQELCDSGVFPILAVKAGRISDFGGKSVGTITTSQLFINPDLPESQQLRCWFDTQGKSLASQSITKDMPSLGRAEMLKTVTQIKDEGLGRSDKPDWIVIKATLSFIKVDNFCYTACTLKDGGRQCNKKVINNGDGNWYCEKCDKSSPECDYRYLLQCQVQDHTGLTWVTAFQEAGEEIMGVTAKELFMLKNEEQDDVKFGEIIRKVLFNKYIFKLKVKEETYNDEQRVKCIVVKTERFDYSSESKVLLDSIAKLNNGEFNNINMTAERSTNGGTTTGSYNAGYSGSARSYGSNNLATNNIGQNIGGGGDHFANSGGYGGTHSTSSNMYPDRIPPAYGGGNAVGGYDMRTGGYGGGY from the exons ATGGAGGTGAGTCTTACGCCGAATTCAATTGTAGCGATGAACAATGGGGATGACAATCTACGTCCCCTCGTGCAGGTGTTAGATATACGACAGATTTCGACTACTCAAAGCGTGCAGGAACGCTACAGATTGGTGGTCTCGGATGGCTCTTACATGCAACAGGCCATGCTTGCTACACAGCTCAATGCCACCGTAAAATCCGGGCATCTTCAGAAAGGCTCCGTTGTTCAATTGACGGAATATACCTGCAATGCCGTCCAAAATCGCAA gATTATCATAGTCTTAAACATGAATCTTATTGTTCCCAAGCAAGACATTGTGGGCAATCCCAAACAGCTGACTGATACAGGTGTAAATGCTCAGCATCAGCCTGCAACGTCAATGCAATCTGCACCCCAAGCCCAGCCTTTGCCACAGGCCCAGCCTGCACAGAATACAATGAGGTCAAACTTGAACATGCCACCTCAATCTGCCACCTTACACATGTCAGGTGCTGGATTGGGTTCATATGCAAGGACTGGGCAGCCTGCTGTTCAGCCAGTTCAGAGTGCTGGAGCAGTTGACCGAGGTATGAATCCTCCCAACCATCCATATGGTCGTCCAATTGTTGCTCATCCATATCAGCCACCTCCTATCTATTCTAATAGAGGGCCCATTGCAAGAAATGAGGCTCCTGCAAGAATTATTCCTATTGTGGCACTGAATCCTTACCAGGGTAGATGGACGATAAAGGCTAGAGTTACTGCAAAGGGTGAACTTCGTCGTTTCAACAATGCAAAAGGAGATGGAAGAGTTTTCAGTTTTGATCTGCTTGATTCTGATGGTGGTGAAATAAGAGTCACGTGTTTTAATGCTGTTGCAGATCAGTTCTATGATCGCATAGAGAGTGGGAGAGTGTATATGATCTCAAAGGGGAGCCTGAAACCTGCACAGAAGAATTTCAATCATTTAAAGAATGATTGGGAAATTTTTTTAGAAAGTAGTTCTACTGTTGAGTTGTGTTTGGAGGAGGATAGCTCGATACCAAAGCAGCACTTCAGTTTTAGACCAATAAGTGAAATTGAGGATATAGAAAATAATTCTATGGTTGATATTATTGGTGTAGTTTTATCAATCAATCCATCAAACACAATATTGAGAAGGAATGGCACAGAGACTCAGAAAAGAACTCTTCAACTAAAGGACATGTCAGGTTGCAGTGTGGAGTTGACAATGTGGGGTGGTTTCTGCAATAAGGAAGGCCAACAACTCCAAGAACTATGTGATTCAGGAGTTTTTCCCATTCTTGCTGTAAAGGCTGGACGTATTAGTGATTTTGGTGGAAAATCCGTGGGAACAATCACCACAAGCCAACTTTTTATAAATCCGGATCTTCCAGAGTCGCAACAATTGAGATGCTGGTTTGATACACAAGGGAAGAGTCTGGCTTCTCAGTCTATTACAAAGGACATGCCATCTCTTGGACGAGCTGAAATGTTGAAAACTGTGACACAAATTAAGGATGAGGGACTTGGTAGATCTGATAAACCTGACTGGATTGTGATAAAAGCAACTTTATCTTTCATAAAGGTGGACAATTTTTGTTACACTGCTTGCACCTTAAAGGATGGAGGTAGGCAATGCAACAAGAAGGTGATCAATAATGGAGATGGTAATTGGTATTGTGAAAAATGTGATAAGAGTTCCCCTGAATGTGATTATAGATATCTTCTTCAATGTCAAGTGCAAGATCATACTGGTTTGACTTGGGTTACTGCTTTTCAAGAAGCAGGAGAAGAAATTATGGGTGTTACGGCAAAGGAATTATTCATGTTGAAGAATGAAGAACAAGATGATGTCAAATTTGGAGAGATTATACGAAAAGTTCTTTTCAATAAATATATCTTTAAACTTAAAGTGAAAGAAGAGACTTATAATGATGAACAGAGGGTTAAGTGCATTGTTGTAAAAACAGAAAGATTTGATTATTCATCTGAAAGCAAGGTATTGTTAGATTCAATTGCTAAGCTCAACAATGGAGAGTTTAATAATATAAATATGACAGCGGAAAGATCAACAAATGGGGGAACAACTACTGGATCGTATAATGCTGGATATAGTGGTTCAGCCAGAAGTTATGGTTCTAATAACCTGGCCACAAATAACATTGGTCAGAATATTGGAGGAGGTGGGGATCATTTTGCCAATTCAGGTGGCTATGGAGGAACACATAGTACAAGTTCAAATATGTATCCAGATCGTATCCCACCAGCCTATGGTGGTGGGAATGCTGTAGGAGGCTATGATATGAGGACAGGTGGATATGGTGGCGGTTACTGA